The following proteins are co-located in the Spirosoma montaniterrae genome:
- a CDS encoding endonuclease domain-containing protein, whose protein sequence is MEELRRELRKQLTDAEAILWSYLRSNQLGGRKFRRQHSVGSYVLDFYCTAERLAIEVDGSVHQQPENLLHDQERDDALANLGIRTIRIKNDEVEADISSVLQRISEQFVNNSH, encoded by the coding sequence ATGGAAGAACTGCGTCGGGAACTGCGAAAACAGCTTACCGATGCCGAAGCTATACTTTGGAGCTATCTGAGAAGCAATCAGTTAGGTGGGCGAAAGTTTAGGCGACAACACAGCGTTGGTAGTTACGTACTTGATTTTTACTGCACTGCCGAACGGTTGGCGATTGAAGTCGATGGCTCTGTACACCAACAGCCAGAAAACCTTCTGCACGATCAGGAACGGGATGACGCGCTGGCGAATCTTGGTATCAGAACGATACGCATTAAAAACGATGAGGTCGAAGCAGACATAAGCAGCGTTTTGCAACGAATTAGTGAACAGTTCGTAAACAATTCACATTGA
- a CDS encoding DUF1501 domain-containing protein has protein sequence MNNLLKELQQAAAERETRRHFLHTCSTGLGAMALSSILGGCGFFGKENGTAAVGGPSPITDNPSLPQPSQFVPKAKRVIYIHMAGSPSQLELFDYKPELIKYNGKDCPQELLEGKKFAFIRGVPKMLGPQGKFAQHGQSGAWVSDYLPHLQGVVDEISFLKAMHTDQFNHAPAQLLMHTGNARLGRPSIGSWVTYGLGTENDNLPGFVVLASGGKQPDAGKSVWGSGFLPTVYQGVQCRTDGDPVLYASDPAGISRDVRKQTIDAISQINQQQYDDVKDPEILTRIAQYELAFRMQMSVPDAMDIKSEPQYILDSYGVDPAKGSFARNCLLSRRLVERGVRFVQLFDWGWDTHGTSADGAIEIGLKNKCRESDQAVAALLNDLKQRGLLDETLVVWGGEFGRTPMQENRDGQVLPFMGRDHHLEAFTVWMAGGGVKRGFSYGETDDIGYYGVKDKTHVHDLQATILHLLGFDHAKLTYQFQGRPFRLTDVAGKVIKPILA, from the coding sequence ATGAACAACCTGCTCAAAGAACTTCAACAAGCCGCTGCCGAGCGCGAAACCCGGCGGCATTTTCTGCATACCTGCTCAACTGGGCTGGGCGCGATGGCCCTTAGCTCTATTCTGGGCGGCTGTGGTTTCTTCGGAAAAGAGAACGGCACGGCTGCCGTAGGTGGCCCGTCGCCCATTACTGACAACCCTTCTCTGCCGCAGCCATCGCAATTTGTGCCGAAGGCGAAGCGGGTAATCTACATTCACATGGCCGGGTCGCCGAGCCAGTTGGAACTGTTCGATTACAAGCCCGAATTGATCAAGTACAACGGCAAAGACTGCCCGCAGGAACTGCTCGAAGGAAAGAAATTTGCCTTCATTCGGGGCGTTCCGAAAATGCTGGGGCCGCAGGGTAAATTCGCCCAGCACGGACAGTCGGGTGCGTGGGTGTCTGACTATCTGCCGCATTTACAGGGCGTTGTCGATGAAATCTCGTTCCTCAAAGCCATGCATACCGACCAGTTCAACCATGCACCCGCACAGTTGCTGATGCATACGGGTAATGCCCGGCTGGGTCGGCCCAGCATTGGCTCGTGGGTGACGTATGGGCTGGGTACTGAAAACGATAACCTGCCGGGCTTTGTGGTGCTGGCATCGGGTGGCAAACAACCCGACGCGGGCAAGTCGGTTTGGGGAAGTGGCTTTCTGCCGACGGTGTATCAGGGCGTGCAGTGCCGCACCGACGGCGACCCGGTTTTGTATGCGTCTGACCCGGCGGGCATCAGCCGCGACGTGCGCAAACAAACCATCGACGCCATCAGTCAGATTAATCAGCAACAGTACGACGACGTGAAAGACCCCGAAATTCTGACCCGTATTGCCCAGTACGAACTGGCCTTTCGGATGCAGATGTCGGTGCCCGACGCGATGGACATCAAGAGCGAACCGCAGTATATTCTCGACAGTTACGGCGTTGACCCGGCCAAAGGCTCATTTGCCCGGAACTGTTTGTTGTCCAGAAGGTTGGTTGAGCGTGGCGTTCGCTTCGTGCAGTTGTTCGACTGGGGTTGGGATACACACGGCACGAGTGCCGACGGGGCCATTGAAATCGGGTTGAAAAACAAGTGCCGCGAGTCGGACCAGGCGGTGGCGGCTCTGCTGAACGACCTCAAACAGCGCGGGCTGCTCGATGAAACGCTGGTCGTATGGGGCGGTGAGTTTGGCCGCACGCCCATGCAGGAAAACCGCGACGGGCAGGTGCTGCCGTTCATGGGCCGCGACCACCACCTCGAAGCCTTCACGGTCTGGATGGCGGGCGGGGGGGTTAAACGCGGCTTCAGCTACGGCGAAACCGACGATATTGGCTACTATGGCGTGAAAGACAAAACCCACGTCCACGACCTCCAAGCCACGATTCTGCACCTGCTCGGCTTCGACCATGCCAAATTGACCTATCAGTTTCAGGGTCGCCCGTTCCGCCTGACCGACGTGGCCGGGAAGGTAATCAAGCCGATTTTAGCGTAA
- a CDS encoding alpha/beta fold hydrolase: protein MPNRIFLIHGYVEDPTIFDQLVPLLPPAEYVRINLSEEFARWQPIGPINVRSLANYIAGQYNITAKDVVIGHSMGGWTAINIKEVTGATAIQLGSWTDQKKILFPTDNLTFIRFLLVTGVTQSKVFNSFFKRQYPFDESREVYNRLIDGSRQMSRPYLWQQLQTLFANVPPLTVQPDLRIHARPDNVVRYPDEPFVEVPGDHFCLVCHAEAVAKPIRELLSNRP, encoded by the coding sequence ATGCCCAACCGCATCTTTCTTATTCACGGGTACGTTGAAGACCCAACCATCTTTGACCAGTTGGTGCCGTTGCTGCCACCGGCTGAGTATGTGCGAATTAATTTGTCGGAGGAGTTTGCCCGCTGGCAACCTATCGGCCCAATCAATGTGAGGTCACTGGCAAACTATATAGCCGGTCAGTACAACATTACGGCGAAAGACGTTGTAATCGGCCACTCGATGGGCGGCTGGACGGCTATCAACATCAAAGAAGTTACCGGCGCAACGGCCATTCAACTGGGGTCCTGGACCGATCAGAAGAAGATTCTGTTCCCGACCGATAACCTGACGTTCATCCGGTTTTTGCTTGTGACGGGCGTTACTCAAAGTAAAGTATTCAACAGTTTTTTTAAGAGGCAATACCCTTTCGATGAGTCGCGGGAGGTGTACAATCGGCTGATCGATGGTTCGCGGCAGATGAGCCGACCGTATTTGTGGCAGCAGTTGCAGACGCTTTTTGCCAACGTGCCGCCCCTAACCGTTCAGCCCGATTTGCGGATTCATGCCCGACCCGATAACGTGGTTCGGTATCCCGATGAGCCGTTTGTGGAAGTCCCCGGCGACCATTTCTGTTTGGTTTGCCATGCCGAAGCCGTAGCCAAACCTATTCGGGAACTGCTGAGCAATCGCCCCTGA
- a CDS encoding BamA/TamA family outer membrane protein, which translates to MAITNRRLRQSRPFGLILFIGSVALLAFSALTAQAQLSTPDHADTSEQERVKDVGDILRSLLKKSAPKKEESPSSVAFLPSLGYNPSFGFVIGGKVTAGRQYGDAATTAYSVFGLEALYTSKSILTAQARHNIFTTGNQWNFQGHWQLARFGLVDYGIGTGKNTSRENRFIINEFPLQNGEGAFPIRFTYIRLTEKLYRKIGAHTYMGGGVSMDIRAQIADEKQAAGLETPHYLYSLKNGFNPTRYSANGLLLAFQYNTREHPIRAYDGIYADFALRVNQRWLGSTKNAVQLVYDFRKYWSLSQQNPEHVLAFWHWASYRLSGTLPYLELPATGYDTYARSGRAYTIGNFKGLSYGYFETEYRFPITRNKLLSGVCFVNAQSASEDDVNLFRFWKTGAGVGLRVLFQKQSRTTLCIDFAQGNNGAKGFFFGLGEVF; encoded by the coding sequence ATGGCAATAACCAACCGGCGGTTGAGGCAGAGCAGACCGTTCGGGCTAATCTTGTTTATTGGTTCGGTTGCTCTACTCGCTTTTTCCGCTTTAACCGCACAGGCACAGTTATCAACGCCTGACCATGCAGATACCTCTGAACAGGAGCGTGTAAAAGACGTCGGCGACATTCTCCGGTCGTTATTGAAGAAATCAGCACCGAAAAAAGAAGAATCGCCCTCCAGTGTGGCCTTCTTACCGTCGCTGGGGTATAATCCAAGCTTCGGGTTTGTTATCGGCGGAAAAGTAACTGCTGGCAGGCAGTATGGCGATGCCGCAACAACGGCTTATTCGGTTTTCGGCCTGGAAGCGTTGTATACGTCGAAGAGCATACTCACAGCGCAGGCCCGGCATAATATATTTACGACGGGCAATCAATGGAATTTTCAGGGCCACTGGCAACTGGCCCGATTCGGACTTGTTGATTACGGCATTGGCACAGGAAAAAACACGTCTCGCGAAAACCGCTTCATTATCAATGAGTTTCCGTTACAAAATGGAGAGGGTGCCTTCCCCATCAGATTTACTTATATCCGACTGACGGAAAAACTATACCGTAAAATTGGGGCGCACACCTACATGGGCGGAGGTGTTAGTATGGACATTCGCGCCCAGATTGCCGACGAGAAGCAAGCCGCCGGGCTGGAAACGCCACACTATCTGTACAGTCTGAAAAATGGGTTTAACCCAACCCGGTATTCTGCCAATGGCCTGCTGCTGGCCTTTCAGTACAACACCCGCGAACACCCGATTCGGGCTTACGACGGTATATATGCCGATTTTGCTTTACGCGTCAACCAGCGTTGGTTGGGCAGCACCAAAAATGCCGTTCAGTTGGTCTACGATTTCCGCAAATACTGGTCATTGAGCCAACAGAATCCTGAACACGTACTGGCTTTCTGGCATTGGGCATCTTACAGACTGAGTGGCACGCTGCCTTACCTTGAGCTACCAGCCACGGGCTACGATACCTACGCCCGCAGTGGGCGAGCCTATACCATTGGCAATTTTAAGGGCTTATCGTATGGTTATTTCGAGACCGAATACCGCTTCCCCATCACGCGGAATAAACTACTCAGCGGTGTCTGTTTCGTAAACGCGCAATCAGCTTCCGAGGACGACGTAAATCTGTTTCGGTTCTGGAAAACCGGGGCTGGCGTTGGCCTGCGGGTTCTTTTTCAGAAACAGAGCCGAACAACGCTGTGCATTGATTTTGCTCAGGGAAACAACGGTGCCAAGGGATTTTTCTTCGGTTTAGGCGAAGTATTTTGA
- a CDS encoding TolC family protein, producing the protein MNVQRIFSIAGGWLMGLWLAAAGPANAQTRLSLNDAIALGLANRYDARANTIDVSLAENTVQQRRNDWIPDLNLSGNLRYNTQLQKTVLPAGAFGNTEPQTVAFGTRNNTALSLDLTQPLYRPDLKTDRQIAANTVALEKEKLSQRQTNLKVQIAEAYLNVLLRELQQTTARAEADRYQTYLTIAEGNYKLGTLLESDYLSTRLDYQNANVSARKAEQNYQLALINLRYQLNLPDTTAVELTDKLDPATLTRELPTADGFVQRTEIRQLQLQQTENNLRTQRVLDGLKPNLSVYGNYSTQFQDNSFNYGNSNAWTNFNYVGLKVNVPLSAQFKKRSDLQTYKLRTQQTALNLQQTQADIAYEVQRTRTELANASQNLQTTQASLDLSKQVYQTRQNKYRLGSVLYSAVLDTEKSLQTAEQNYLEAAYAYLVARLNYEKAIGRY; encoded by the coding sequence ATGAATGTGCAACGCATTTTTTCTATAGCGGGCGGGTGGCTCATGGGTTTGTGGCTGGCTGCGGCTGGCCCGGCCAACGCCCAAACGCGGCTTAGCCTGAACGACGCCATTGCGCTCGGGCTGGCAAATCGCTACGACGCCCGCGCCAATACTATCGACGTATCGCTGGCCGAAAATACCGTACAACAACGCCGAAACGACTGGATTCCCGATCTGAACCTGTCGGGCAATCTGCGCTACAACACGCAGCTACAAAAGACGGTGTTACCTGCCGGTGCTTTCGGTAATACCGAACCGCAAACCGTGGCGTTTGGCACACGCAACAATACGGCTCTCTCGCTCGATCTGACGCAGCCGCTTTACCGGCCCGACCTGAAAACCGACCGCCAGATTGCGGCCAATACAGTAGCTCTTGAAAAAGAAAAACTGAGTCAGCGGCAGACTAATCTGAAAGTGCAGATAGCCGAAGCGTACCTGAATGTACTGCTGCGCGAGTTGCAGCAAACTACAGCCCGTGCCGAAGCCGACCGGTATCAAACGTACCTGACCATTGCCGAAGGCAACTATAAACTTGGTACATTACTCGAAAGTGACTATCTCAGCACACGACTCGACTACCAGAACGCCAATGTTTCGGCCCGCAAAGCCGAACAGAACTACCAGTTAGCCCTTATTAACCTGCGCTATCAGCTAAATCTGCCCGATACCACAGCCGTTGAACTGACCGACAAACTCGATCCTGCTACCCTGACCAGAGAACTGCCTACCGCAGACGGATTCGTGCAGCGCACGGAAATTCGGCAATTGCAGCTTCAGCAAACCGAAAACAACCTCCGAACACAGCGCGTACTGGATGGTCTGAAGCCCAATCTGTCAGTTTATGGCAATTATTCGACTCAGTTTCAGGATAACAGTTTCAATTACGGCAACAGCAACGCCTGGACGAACTTTAACTACGTCGGCCTGAAGGTCAACGTACCGCTATCGGCCCAGTTTAAAAAGCGGTCCGACCTGCAAACCTACAAACTCCGCACGCAGCAAACCGCCCTGAACCTGCAACAAACCCAGGCCGACATTGCCTACGAAGTGCAGCGCACCCGCACCGAACTCGCCAATGCCAGCCAGAACCTGCAAACTACGCAGGCCAGCCTTGACCTGTCGAAGCAGGTGTATCAGACCCGGCAGAACAAATACCGGCTTGGTTCGGTGCTGTACAGCGCAGTGCTGGATACCGAAAAATCGCTGCAAACCGCCGAGCAGAACTACCTCGAAGCGGCCTATGCGTATTTAGTGGCGCGGCTGAATTATGAGAAGGCAATAGGTCGGTATTAG
- a CDS encoding ABC transporter permease, with product MLQTAFRFISYDISKMLGILAGIVISVVLIGQQLGIFNSMIDNMRGLAKHNPNYIWVVNQKSMSAMQMLNIDVRVGRELQSVPGVRAVYPVVLAGGSAKTTKGTKTSIQLIGIQAPDFKGGASAYTPETNLSELINDGAVIVDQLDMPTMDSLSVGDYFTINDQRVYVSGVSRGMTGFGSSYMITTLERARKLSNMDANYVNAFLVDVDTAVTTRPALIQRIGQELGQVKAMPGSEFGNETLRYMLETSNIAVSFGMMVLFAIISGFAIVGLTMFSSVKDRIRDYGTIKAIGGSNGLIRRLILTQAGLYAVLGYGVAYGFLMLMKLAMAGGRMAVSYPPWLIALLVVVTLVISLISSLIAMRKITKLEPVQIFRM from the coding sequence ATGTTACAGACAGCCTTTCGGTTTATCAGCTACGACATCAGTAAGATGCTGGGCATACTGGCCGGTATCGTGATTTCGGTGGTGCTGATTGGTCAGCAGTTGGGCATTTTCAATTCAATGATCGATAATATGCGCGGGCTGGCAAAACACAACCCGAATTACATCTGGGTCGTGAACCAGAAGTCGATGTCGGCCATGCAGATGCTGAACATCGACGTGCGGGTTGGGCGCGAGCTGCAATCTGTTCCGGGCGTTCGGGCGGTGTACCCGGTGGTGCTGGCGGGTGGCTCGGCCAAGACCACCAAAGGCACCAAAACGTCGATTCAACTGATTGGCATTCAGGCTCCTGATTTTAAAGGTGGAGCATCGGCCTACACGCCCGAAACCAACCTCAGCGAACTCATCAACGACGGCGCCGTGATTGTCGATCAACTCGACATGCCCACGATGGACAGCCTGAGCGTGGGCGATTATTTCACCATCAACGATCAGCGCGTTTATGTTAGTGGCGTATCGCGGGGCATGACCGGCTTTGGCTCATCGTATATGATTACGACCCTCGAACGCGCCCGGAAATTGAGCAATATGGACGCCAATTACGTGAATGCATTTCTGGTAGACGTCGATACGGCGGTGACGACCCGCCCGGCCCTGATTCAGCGCATCGGGCAGGAGTTGGGGCAGGTGAAGGCCATGCCCGGTAGCGAGTTTGGCAACGAAACCCTGCGCTATATGCTCGAAACGAGCAATATTGCCGTCAGCTTCGGTATGATGGTGCTGTTTGCCATTATATCGGGCTTCGCCATTGTGGGCCTAACCATGTTCTCGTCGGTAAAAGACCGCATCCGGGACTATGGCACCATCAAAGCCATTGGCGGCAGCAACGGCCTGATTCGGCGGCTGATTCTGACGCAGGCGGGGCTATATGCGGTGCTGGGCTACGGCGTGGCCTACGGTTTTCTTATGCTGATGAAACTGGCAATGGCGGGCGGGCGCATGGCCGTCTCGTATCCGCCCTGGCTGATTGCGCTGCTGGTAGTCGTCACGCTCGTTATCAGCCTGATTAGCAGCCTGATTGCCATGCGTAAAATCACAAAGCTCGAACCCGTGCAAATCTTCCGCATGTAG
- a CDS encoding HlyD family secretion protein — MKRITLYSYALLLATGLLSSSCQSTDSAASSGAAPAKPKPITQVVGVARIEPEAGLIDVYAGTNGTIANRPVAESQLVAKGQVLLSLDQTTDNAQISQFRAKLGTQQATIAAQQANVETLRLTADKAQADYELNQQLYVSKGITGQTLRDSEANAAQRRQEYRKGQADLKQAQAKLREMSEDVRYYRVQAGQKTVRSPYAGKLLAWEVKLGDYVTAQTKIAQMAPAGPLVAVTEVDELFAERVQSGQRADIRSQATGRVIATGEVVFAADYLKKKSLFADETSQEDRRVREVKVRLLPNANVLINSRVDCLIHLN, encoded by the coding sequence ATGAAACGAATCACTTTGTATAGCTATGCGCTGCTGCTGGCAACGGGTTTGTTGAGCAGTTCGTGTCAGTCGACCGATTCGGCAGCCAGCTCAGGAGCAGCACCAGCCAAACCGAAGCCCATCACGCAGGTAGTGGGCGTGGCCCGGATCGAACCCGAAGCCGGTCTGATCGACGTGTACGCCGGCACGAATGGCACCATCGCCAACCGGCCCGTCGCGGAGAGCCAGCTTGTGGCAAAGGGGCAGGTGCTGTTGTCGCTCGATCAAACGACCGATAACGCGCAGATTAGCCAGTTTCGGGCCAAACTCGGAACCCAGCAAGCTACCATTGCCGCTCAGCAGGCCAACGTAGAAACGCTTCGGCTCACCGCCGATAAAGCCCAGGCCGACTATGAATTGAATCAGCAACTGTATGTCAGCAAGGGCATTACGGGCCAAACGCTGCGCGACAGCGAAGCCAATGCAGCCCAGCGTCGGCAGGAATACCGAAAAGGGCAGGCCGATCTGAAACAGGCACAGGCCAAACTTCGCGAGATGAGCGAAGATGTACGCTACTACCGCGTTCAGGCCGGGCAGAAAACGGTGCGTTCACCCTACGCGGGCAAACTACTGGCGTGGGAAGTGAAGTTGGGCGATTATGTAACGGCGCAGACCAAAATTGCCCAGATGGCCCCAGCCGGGCCGTTGGTGGCCGTAACAGAGGTAGACGAACTCTTTGCCGAGCGTGTACAGTCGGGGCAGCGGGCCGACATCAGATCGCAGGCAACGGGCCGGGTGATAGCCACGGGCGAGGTTGTTTTTGCGGCTGATTATCTGAAAAAGAAATCGCTCTTTGCCGACGAAACCAGCCAGGAAGACCGCCGGGTGCGCGAGGTAAAAGTCAGGCTTTTGCCCAATGCCAACGTGCTGATTAACAGCCGGGTCGATTGCCTTATTCACCTCAATTGA
- a CDS encoding ABC transporter ATP-binding protein: MIAQLNQASKVYQTPAGTFTALDKTTLTVNEAELLLIIGPSGSGKTTLLSLIGCLIEPTEGSLMVDGHDVAGLSAGQMANVRLNTIGFVFQQFNLLAPLTAEENVAFPLRMQSLSRAAVNERTTQALANLNMLDHRRKFPKQLSGGQQQRIAIARALVTNPKLILCDEPTASLDKDSVGIVMDELRTLARSGKAVAVVTHDPRLTPYADRAVEVKNGIVTPIDIHQITA, encoded by the coding sequence ATGATTGCTCAACTGAATCAGGCCAGTAAAGTGTATCAGACGCCCGCCGGTACGTTTACGGCCTTAGACAAAACCACGCTGACAGTCAACGAAGCCGAATTGCTGCTGATTATCGGGCCAAGCGGGTCGGGCAAAACTACGTTACTATCGCTGATTGGCTGTTTGATTGAACCCACCGAAGGCAGCCTGATGGTCGATGGGCACGACGTAGCGGGCCTCAGCGCGGGCCAGATGGCCAATGTTCGGCTCAACACCATTGGGTTTGTATTTCAGCAATTTAACCTCCTCGCTCCGCTCACCGCCGAAGAAAACGTGGCGTTCCCCCTCCGGATGCAGAGCCTTTCGCGGGCCGCAGTGAACGAGCGCACCACACAGGCTCTTGCCAACCTGAACATGCTCGACCATCGCCGGAAGTTTCCGAAACAGTTATCGGGCGGGCAGCAGCAGCGTATTGCCATTGCGCGGGCGTTGGTCACGAATCCGAAACTGATTCTGTGCGACGAACCGACGGCTTCGCTCGATAAAGACAGCGTGGGCATCGTGATGGATGAACTCCGCACACTGGCCCGCAGCGGCAAAGCCGTGGCCGTAGTTACGCACGACCCACGCCTGACGCCCTACGCTGACCGGGCCGTAGAAGTAAAAAACGGGATAGTAACACCCATCGACATTCACCAGATTACGGCATGA
- a CDS encoding DUF4249 domain-containing protein, whose translation MKAKSYSLLLGALLGLSSCEKVIDVDLRDTDTKTVIEGNITDQAGPYTVRVSQTANFNESGTGQTLDNATVLITDNTGQRDTLRGVGNGLYQTRTLRGTPGRAYTLSVTVGGKLYTATSTMPQPVVLDKLTYEDAGPGSKAIYAHFDDPANAINQYRFVMWINDKRQDAIFISDDRLRNGIRNRIALFSPGASADEVEPNDNVRVEMQGIDAGVYDYFKSLSDLLGGQSASPANPNTNLSGGAVGYFSAQTVSTNSLLVK comes from the coding sequence ATGAAAGCTAAATCATATAGTTTGCTGCTGGGAGCCTTGCTTGGGCTGTCTTCCTGCGAAAAAGTAATTGACGTTGACCTGCGCGATACCGACACGAAGACGGTTATTGAAGGCAATATCACCGATCAGGCGGGGCCATACACGGTGCGGGTCTCACAAACGGCCAACTTCAACGAATCGGGTACGGGCCAAACCCTCGACAACGCCACCGTACTGATTACCGATAACACCGGCCAACGCGACACGCTGCGCGGAGTAGGCAACGGTTTGTACCAGACCAGAACGCTGCGGGGTACTCCGGGCCGTGCCTATACATTGTCGGTAACAGTCGGCGGCAAATTATACACGGCCACCTCGACCATGCCGCAACCGGTTGTACTCGATAAACTGACGTATGAAGACGCCGGGCCGGGCAGCAAAGCCATCTACGCCCATTTCGACGACCCAGCTAATGCCATTAATCAATACCGCTTCGTGATGTGGATAAACGACAAACGGCAAGACGCCATTTTCATTAGCGACGACCGGCTTCGCAACGGCATCCGTAACCGCATTGCGCTGTTTTCGCCGGGTGCCAGTGCCGACGAAGTTGAGCCAAACGACAACGTGCGGGTAGAAATGCAGGGCATCGACGCGGGGGTGTACGATTACTTCAAATCATTGTCTGATTTGCTCGGTGGGCAAAGTGCCAGCCCAGCCAATCCGAACACGAATCTGTCGGGCGGAGCTGTGGGCTACTTCAGTGCCCAAACCGTTTCGACCAACTCGCTGCTGGTAAAATGA